A single window of Microbispora hainanensis DNA harbors:
- the sppA gene encoding signal peptide peptidase SppA — MDATRTIVETVGKLRQRRTAPLVLELDLTEGLSEGPPSDPVTALLSMRKARLTEVLSGLRRARKDPRVTALIVKIGGNPLGLGMVQELRTAVVKLRAAGKRTVAFAETFGEFGAGTVPYYLASAFERVYLQPSGDVGLTGVALEQRFLRDALAKAGVEYQLGQRHEYKTAANTFTQNHMTDAHRESTGRIAESVTEQIVAGIAEGRGLDPKRVRELIDQGPFIGSEAVEAGLVDELKYRDEVYAETVDEGAHLLYVSRYAKSALSGRLPHPGAATVALVHGTGMIRLGRSGRSPLGGGGAMGSDTICAALRSARRDEKVKAIVFRVDSPGGSYVASDAIWREVVLARQAGKPVIVSMGDLAASGGYFVSMAADVIVAQPGTLTGSIGVFGGKPVVGELLGKLGVVTESVTEGANAGMFSPSTAFSDEQWQRVNAWLDRIYDDFVGKVAQGRGLSKERAHELARGRVWTGADARTAGLADELGGLEDALALARRRAGLPGDAPVRTYPRMHPLERLRPPESSEDRSAALARVRLEAWGPLARMAGQLGLPAYGPLVLPGWWTIR; from the coding sequence ATGGACGCGACGAGGACGATCGTAGAAACGGTCGGCAAGCTGCGGCAGCGCCGTACCGCGCCGCTCGTGCTGGAACTGGACCTGACCGAGGGGTTGTCGGAAGGCCCGCCCTCCGACCCCGTCACCGCCCTGCTGTCCATGCGCAAGGCGCGCCTCACCGAGGTGCTGTCGGGCCTGCGCCGCGCCCGCAAGGACCCCCGCGTCACCGCGCTGATCGTCAAGATCGGCGGCAACCCCCTCGGCCTCGGCATGGTGCAGGAGCTGCGTACGGCCGTGGTAAAGCTGCGCGCCGCGGGCAAGCGCACCGTCGCGTTCGCCGAGACGTTCGGCGAGTTCGGCGCGGGCACCGTCCCCTACTACCTGGCCAGCGCCTTCGAGCGGGTCTACCTCCAGCCCTCCGGCGACGTGGGTCTGACCGGCGTGGCGCTGGAGCAGCGGTTCCTCCGCGACGCGCTCGCCAAGGCCGGGGTGGAGTATCAGCTCGGCCAGCGGCACGAGTACAAGACCGCGGCCAACACCTTCACCCAGAACCACATGACCGACGCCCACCGCGAGTCGACGGGGCGCATCGCCGAGTCGGTCACCGAGCAGATCGTCGCGGGCATCGCCGAGGGACGCGGCCTCGACCCCAAGCGGGTGCGCGAGCTGATCGACCAGGGCCCGTTCATCGGGTCGGAGGCCGTCGAGGCCGGGCTCGTGGACGAGCTGAAGTATCGCGACGAGGTCTATGCCGAGACCGTCGACGAGGGCGCGCACCTGCTCTACGTGTCGCGGTACGCCAAGAGCGCGCTGTCGGGCAGGCTCCCCCACCCCGGGGCGGCCACGGTCGCCCTGGTCCACGGCACCGGCATGATCCGTCTCGGCCGCAGCGGACGCTCGCCGCTGGGCGGCGGGGGCGCCATGGGCTCCGACACCATCTGCGCCGCCCTGCGCTCGGCCCGCCGGGACGAGAAGGTCAAGGCCATCGTGTTCCGCGTGGACAGCCCCGGCGGATCGTACGTCGCCTCCGACGCGATCTGGCGGGAGGTCGTGCTGGCGCGCCAGGCGGGCAAGCCGGTCATCGTGTCGATGGGCGACCTCGCGGCCTCCGGCGGCTACTTCGTGTCGATGGCCGCCGACGTGATCGTGGCCCAGCCGGGCACGCTGACCGGCTCGATCGGGGTGTTCGGCGGCAAGCCCGTGGTCGGGGAGCTGCTCGGCAAGCTCGGCGTGGTGACCGAGTCGGTGACCGAGGGCGCCAACGCCGGGATGTTCTCGCCGTCCACCGCGTTCTCCGACGAGCAGTGGCAGCGGGTGAACGCCTGGCTCGACCGCATCTACGACGACTTCGTGGGCAAGGTGGCGCAGGGCCGTGGCCTGAGCAAGGAGCGGGCGCACGAGCTGGCCAGGGGCCGGGTGTGGACCGGCGCCGACGCCAGGACGGCCGGTCTCGCCGACGAGCTCGGCGGTCTGGAGGACGCCCTCGCCCTGGCCCGCCGCCGGGCCGGGCTGCCCGGCGACGCACCCGTACGGACCTATCCCCGCATGCACCCCCTGGAGCGGCTGCGCCCGCCGGAGTCGAGCGAGGACAGGTCGGCCGCGCTCGCCCGGGTGCGCCTGGAGGCGTGGGGGCCGCTGGCGCGGATGGCCGGGCAGCTCGGTCTCCCGGCGTACGGCCCGCTGGTGCTGCCGGGCTGGTGGACGATCAGGTGA
- a CDS encoding flavin reductase family protein has translation MGPAQGLFTEAMAQVAAGVAVVTVKDDRDDLGTTVATLMSVSLDPPLVLISLDSAGYLAEVLLRRDRWAASVLADGQQTIASRFATAGRPGARLLLAGVAHHRGPHSEALVVEQGVAAIEAETARVVPAGDHTLFIGEVLGVDYVDASRAPLVRLRSRYRAIT, from the coding sequence GTGGGACCTGCACAGGGACTGTTCACCGAGGCCATGGCGCAGGTGGCCGCGGGCGTGGCCGTCGTGACGGTCAAGGACGACCGCGACGACCTGGGCACGACGGTCGCGACCCTGATGTCGGTGTCGCTCGACCCGCCGCTCGTGCTGATCAGCCTCGATTCGGCCGGATATCTCGCCGAGGTGCTGCTGCGCAGGGACCGCTGGGCCGCGAGCGTCCTCGCGGACGGCCAGCAGACGATCGCCTCCAGGTTCGCCACGGCCGGACGGCCGGGCGCCCGGCTCCTGCTGGCCGGGGTCGCCCACCATCGCGGCCCGCACAGCGAGGCGCTCGTCGTGGAGCAGGGGGTGGCGGCGATCGAGGCCGAGACGGCCCGGGTCGTCCCGGCCGGCGATCACACGCTGTTCATCGGCGAGGTCCTCGGCGTCGACTACGTCGACGCGTCCAGGGCCCCGCTCGTACGGCTGCGCTCCCGCTACCGCGCGATCACCTGA
- a CDS encoding GntR family transcriptional regulator, which yields MTVTRLDIDIDRSSPVPLYFQVAERISEAIKAGTLPPGSRLDNEIQLAERLGLSRPTIRQAIQFLVDKGLVVRKRGVGTQVVHGQVKRSVELTSLYDDLRRAGQKPETRVSSLETVPAGEEAAAALGVEPGAEVLRLERIRFAMGEPLALLHNWLPVGLAPLSAESLQERGLYELLRQTGIRMRVAHQRIGARAATASEARLLEERRGCPLLTMVRTTYDDQGRAVEHGSHVYRASHYSLEVTLVER from the coding sequence GTGACCGTCACCCGATTGGACATCGACATCGACCGGTCGAGTCCCGTGCCCCTCTATTTCCAGGTGGCCGAGCGGATCTCCGAGGCCATCAAGGCCGGCACGCTGCCCCCCGGCTCCCGGCTGGACAACGAGATCCAGCTCGCCGAGCGGCTCGGTCTGTCCCGCCCCACCATCCGCCAGGCGATCCAGTTCCTCGTCGACAAGGGCCTGGTCGTCCGCAAGCGCGGCGTCGGCACCCAGGTCGTGCACGGCCAGGTGAAGCGCTCGGTCGAGCTGACCAGCCTGTACGACGACCTGCGCAGGGCCGGGCAGAAGCCCGAGACCCGGGTGTCGTCCCTCGAAACCGTGCCTGCCGGGGAGGAGGCCGCCGCGGCGCTGGGCGTCGAACCGGGCGCCGAGGTGCTGCGGCTGGAACGGATCAGGTTCGCCATGGGAGAGCCGCTCGCCCTGCTGCACAACTGGCTGCCGGTCGGGCTGGCCCCGCTGTCCGCCGAGTCGCTGCAGGAGCGCGGGCTCTACGAGTTGCTGCGCCAGACCGGCATCCGGATGCGGGTGGCGCACCAGCGCATCGGCGCCCGCGCCGCCACCGCATCGGAGGCGCGGCTGCTGGAGGAGCGGCGCGGCTGCCCGCTGCTCACGATGGTCCGCACGACGTACGACGACCAGGGCCGTGCGGTCGAGCACGGCTCGCACGTGTACCGCGCCTCGCACTATTCCCTTGAGGTCACCCTCGTCGAGCGCTGA
- the iolB gene encoding 5-deoxy-glucuronate isomerase, with amino-acid sequence MTHVPYGTAASGPWDVEITPEAAGWTYAGLRVVNLTDRPVELSTGEEEMLVLPLAGACEVVADGLRLSLTGRPSVFSGPTDFAYLPIDTRVTVTGRGRIAFPAARATRRLPVRYGPAEAVPVEIRGAGQATRQVNNFCSPEAFGCDKLVAVEVITPGGNWSSYPPHKHDTASEHESVLEEIYYFEGGPGYQRVYGTHETLAEVSAGDVVLVPHGYHGPSMAAPGYDLYYLNVLAGPADKRSMAFSDDPRHAWIRGTWAGQPVDPRLGGVS; translated from the coding sequence ATGACCCACGTTCCGTACGGCACGGCCGCCTCCGGCCCCTGGGACGTCGAGATCACCCCCGAGGCCGCGGGCTGGACGTACGCCGGGCTGCGGGTCGTGAACCTGACGGACCGGCCGGTGGAGCTGTCGACGGGTGAGGAGGAGATGCTCGTCCTGCCGCTGGCGGGCGCGTGCGAGGTCGTCGCCGACGGCCTGCGGCTGTCGCTCACCGGACGCCCCTCGGTGTTCTCCGGGCCGACCGACTTCGCGTACCTGCCGATCGACACGCGGGTCACCGTCACCGGCAGGGGCAGGATCGCGTTTCCGGCCGCCCGGGCCACCCGCCGCCTGCCCGTCAGGTATGGCCCGGCCGAGGCCGTGCCGGTCGAGATCCGGGGCGCGGGGCAGGCGACCCGGCAGGTGAACAACTTCTGCTCCCCCGAGGCGTTCGGCTGCGACAAGCTCGTGGCGGTCGAGGTGATCACGCCGGGCGGCAACTGGTCGTCCTATCCGCCCCACAAGCACGACACGGCGTCGGAGCACGAGTCCGTGCTCGAGGAGATCTACTACTTCGAGGGCGGCCCCGGCTACCAGCGGGTCTACGGCACCCACGAGACGCTGGCCGAGGTGTCGGCGGGCGACGTCGTGCTCGTGCCGCACGGCTATCACGGCCCGTCGATGGCCGCACCCGGCTACGACCTCTACTACCTGAACGTCCTGGCCGGCCCGGCGGACAAGCGGTCGATGGCCTTCTCCGACGACCCGAGGCACGCGTGGATCCGCGGCACGTGGGCCGGTCAGCCCGTCGATCCCCGGCTGGGAGGTGTCTCATGA
- the iolD gene encoding 3D-(3,5/4)-trihydroxycyclohexane-1,2-dione acylhydrolase (decyclizing), which produces MTDTTRLTVAQALVRFLARQWTERDGVEHRLIAGCFGIFGHGNVAGVGQALAEQGAGTRDPLPYYLARNEQAMVHTAAGYARQSGRLSTLACTGSIGPGATNMVTGAALATINRLPVLLLPGDLFATRAATPVLQELEDPRSYDVSVNDCLRPVSRFWDRINRPEQLPAALMGAMRVLTDPAETGAVTLALPQDVQAEAYDWPEELFARRVWHVARPVPEPAALARAVALLRGSRRPLIIAGGGVGYSDACAELARFAERHGVPVAETQAGKGALPYDHPCAVGAIGHTGTRAADTLAREADLVIGIGTRYSDFTTASRTLFRRARFLNVNVAAFDAAKHAAEMLVADAREALTALDAAFGDVDWRADPGWTARAAELAAAWQAEIDRFRSGTELTQPVVLGVLNEVAAGGVVVNAAGSMPGDLHRLWRASDPGQYHVEYGYSCMGYEIAGGLGVKLAAPEREVFVLVGDGSYLMMAQEIATAVQEGVKLVIVLVDNQGFASIGALSESVGALRLGTAYRRRGPGGLLDGERLPVDLAANAASLGADVLTATDPQTLRAALAKAVASPRTTVVYVETVPGPAPAAEAWWDVPVAEVSGLPEARAARERYEEAKRDQRPYL; this is translated from the coding sequence ATGACGGACACGACGAGGCTCACGGTCGCGCAGGCGCTGGTGCGGTTCCTCGCGCGGCAATGGACCGAGCGCGACGGCGTCGAGCACCGGCTGATCGCCGGGTGCTTCGGCATCTTCGGGCACGGCAACGTCGCGGGCGTCGGGCAGGCCCTTGCCGAGCAGGGCGCGGGCACGCGCGACCCGCTGCCCTATTACCTGGCCCGCAACGAGCAGGCGATGGTGCACACGGCCGCCGGTTATGCCCGGCAGTCCGGCCGGCTGTCCACGCTCGCCTGCACCGGCTCGATCGGGCCGGGCGCGACCAACATGGTCACCGGGGCCGCGCTGGCCACGATCAACCGGCTGCCGGTGCTGCTGCTGCCCGGCGACCTGTTCGCCACCCGGGCCGCCACACCCGTGCTGCAGGAGCTGGAGGACCCCCGCTCGTACGACGTCAGCGTCAACGACTGCCTCAGGCCCGTCAGCCGCTTCTGGGACCGGATCAACCGGCCCGAGCAGCTTCCGGCGGCCCTGATGGGAGCCATGCGGGTGCTCACCGACCCCGCCGAGACCGGCGCGGTGACGCTGGCGCTGCCGCAGGACGTGCAGGCCGAGGCGTACGACTGGCCCGAGGAGCTGTTCGCCCGCAGGGTGTGGCACGTGGCCCGGCCGGTCCCCGAGCCCGCCGCCCTGGCCAGGGCCGTCGCGCTGCTGCGCGGCTCGCGCCGCCCGCTGATCATCGCCGGGGGCGGGGTCGGGTACAGCGACGCCTGCGCCGAGCTGGCCCGCTTCGCCGAACGCCACGGCGTGCCGGTGGCCGAGACCCAGGCCGGCAAGGGCGCGCTGCCGTACGACCATCCGTGCGCGGTGGGCGCGATCGGGCACACCGGCACCCGCGCGGCCGACACCCTGGCCCGTGAGGCCGACCTGGTCATCGGGATCGGCACCCGCTACAGCGACTTCACCACCGCCTCGCGGACGCTGTTCCGGCGGGCCCGGTTCCTCAACGTCAACGTGGCGGCGTTCGACGCGGCCAAGCACGCGGCCGAGATGCTCGTCGCCGACGCGCGGGAGGCTCTGACGGCGCTCGACGCGGCCTTCGGCGACGTGGACTGGCGGGCCGACCCCGGCTGGACGGCCCGCGCGGCCGAGCTGGCCGCCGCCTGGCAGGCGGAGATCGACCGGTTCCGCAGCGGCACCGAGCTGACCCAGCCGGTCGTGCTCGGCGTGCTGAACGAGGTCGCCGCGGGCGGGGTGGTGGTCAACGCCGCAGGGTCGATGCCGGGCGACCTGCACCGGCTCTGGCGGGCCTCCGACCCCGGGCAGTATCACGTCGAGTACGGCTACTCCTGCATGGGCTACGAGATCGCCGGGGGCCTTGGGGTGAAGCTCGCCGCCCCCGAGCGCGAGGTTTTCGTGCTCGTCGGCGACGGGTCCTACCTGATGATGGCCCAGGAGATCGCCACCGCCGTGCAGGAGGGCGTCAAGCTCGTCATCGTCCTGGTGGACAACCAGGGCTTCGCCTCGATCGGCGCGCTGAGCGAGTCGGTCGGCGCGCTCCGGCTCGGCACCGCCTATCGCAGGCGCGGCCCCGGCGGCCTGCTCGACGGGGAGCGGCTGCCGGTGGACCTCGCCGCCAACGCGGCCAGCCTCGGCGCCGACGTGCTGACGGCCACCGACCCACAGACCCTGCGGGCCGCGCTCGCCAAGGCGGTCGCCTCCCCCCGTACGACCGTGGTCTACGTCGAGACGGTCCCCGGCCCCGCACCTGCCGCCGAGGCGTGGTGGGACGTGCCGGTGGCCGAGGTGTCCGGGCTCCCCGAGGCGCGCGCCGCGCGCGAACGCTACGAGGAGGCCAAGCGCGACCAGCGGCCCTACCTCTGA
- a CDS encoding YbhB/YbcL family Raf kinase inhibitor-like protein, which yields MKRTFTALAVAAVTVATTAATTAAAGTQTASAAPTGTPAFGYHKVRAGVPAHVARFHVESPDLAAGTFPAKAFSDGFGCTGKNVAPRLRWSGAPAGTKSFAVTMFDRDAPTGSGFWHWAVRGIPASATSIPKGVAAGANDTGERGYLGPCPPAGDRPHRYEVTVLALDVADAGVPRNATPALASFALSSHVIGYARITATAKR from the coding sequence ATGAAGCGCACGTTCACCGCCCTGGCCGTCGCCGCCGTCACCGTGGCCACCACAGCGGCCACCACAGCGGCCGCCGGCACCCAGACCGCCTCGGCGGCCCCCACCGGGACGCCCGCCTTCGGCTACCACAAGGTGCGCGCCGGCGTCCCCGCCCACGTCGCCAGGTTCCATGTGGAAAGCCCGGACCTGGCCGCCGGCACGTTCCCGGCCAAGGCATTCTCCGACGGCTTCGGCTGCACCGGCAAAAACGTCGCTCCCCGGCTGAGATGGTCAGGCGCCCCGGCCGGGACCAAGAGCTTCGCGGTGACCATGTTCGACCGGGACGCTCCGACCGGCAGCGGCTTCTGGCATTGGGCGGTCCGCGGCATTCCGGCCTCCGCCACGTCGATCCCCAAGGGCGTCGCCGCCGGGGCCAACGACACCGGCGAGAGGGGCTACCTGGGCCCGTGCCCGCCCGCGGGCGACCGCCCGCACCGCTACGAGGTGACCGTCCTGGCGCTGGACGTGGCCGACGCGGGAGTCCCGCGGAACGCCACCCCCGCCCTGGCCTCCTTCGCCCTGTCCTCCCACGTCATCGGCTACGCCCGCATCACCGCGACCGCCAAGCGCTGA
- a CDS encoding helix-turn-helix transcriptional regulator — translation MRRDELGAFLRAARERLTPQEAGLPVRGRRRTPGLRRQEVAELAAVSVEWYIRLEQGRVGMPGSAVLDAVATALRLSPAERRHLYLVARGEAPPPEYVPAPLSPSLRALLDGMPLLPAYVMDFRFDILACNNAAKALFGDEFGAGRLGNTARILFCEPDLREGQLDWERFARETVGNLRANRTRHPGDPVLARLVADLRAESPQFAAWWADQHVEERSRGTKRILRHDVGLMTLAYDTFHAVDSSDQRLFVLTPADQATENALRTLVTARSAALTAIA, via the coding sequence ATGCGACGTGACGAACTGGGCGCGTTCCTGCGGGCGGCCAGGGAACGGCTGACCCCTCAGGAGGCCGGGCTGCCCGTCCGTGGGCGACGGCGCACACCGGGGCTGCGCCGCCAGGAGGTGGCCGAGCTCGCCGCGGTCAGCGTGGAGTGGTACATCCGGCTGGAGCAGGGCCGCGTCGGCATGCCCGGATCCGCCGTGCTGGACGCCGTCGCCACCGCGCTGCGGCTCAGCCCTGCCGAGCGGAGGCATCTCTACCTGGTCGCGCGGGGCGAGGCGCCGCCGCCGGAGTACGTTCCCGCCCCGCTCTCGCCGTCGCTGCGCGCGCTGCTGGACGGCATGCCGTTGCTGCCCGCGTACGTCATGGACTTCCGCTTCGACATCCTGGCCTGCAACAACGCCGCCAAGGCGCTGTTCGGCGACGAGTTCGGGGCCGGGCGGCTGGGCAACACCGCCCGCATCCTGTTCTGCGAACCGGACCTGCGGGAGGGGCAGCTCGACTGGGAACGTTTCGCCCGCGAGACCGTGGGCAATCTGCGCGCCAACCGCACCCGCCATCCCGGCGACCCGGTGCTGGCCAGGCTCGTGGCCGATCTGCGTGCCGAGAGCCCGCAGTTCGCCGCCTGGTGGGCCGACCAGCACGTCGAGGAACGCTCCCGCGGCACCAAACGCATCCTGCGCCACGACGTCGGCCTGATGACTCTGGCCTATGACACGTTCCACGCGGTCGACAGCTCCGACCAGCGCCTGTTCGTCCTCACCCCGGCCGACCAGGCCACCGAGAACGCCCTGCGCACCCTCGTCACTGCCCGCTCCGCCGCTCTGACCGCCATCGCCTGA
- a CDS encoding type II toxin-antitoxin system ParD family antitoxin, whose protein sequence is MTTRAVSVTIEEHLLEYANAEVAAGRARSVSAVVNAALARRAEADREADAAVRAAAQAVRSDPAASAKVARMTAHVLAQRERHLAQAADE, encoded by the coding sequence ATGACGACGAGGGCTGTCAGTGTGACGATCGAGGAGCACCTGCTCGAGTACGCCAACGCGGAGGTCGCCGCCGGGCGGGCCCGGTCGGTGTCGGCGGTGGTCAACGCCGCGTTGGCGCGGCGGGCCGAGGCGGACCGCGAGGCCGACGCCGCGGTGCGCGCCGCCGCCCAGGCGGTGCGGTCGGACCCCGCCGCGTCGGCCAAGGTGGCCCGGATGACCGCCCACGTGCTCGCGCAGCGGGAGCGGCACCTGGCACAGGCAGCCGATGAGTGA
- a CDS encoding ABC transporter substrate-binding protein, with the protein MRRIFGVAAVALTAALTLSACGSSDPLSTTASAAPSESGSGDAAATKVVVGSFNFPESVLLASMYAQALQAKGVTVEEKPNIGSREVVYDQVKSGGLTVLPEYAGSLLAFVDKSSTARTKDEILAGLKAKLPPELEILEPAAAEDNNSLTVTKATADKYQLTTIEDLAKVAKDFVVGGPPEFKQRQEENFKNVYGLEFKQWKPTGDTTADAIKSGTVQVGNVFTTDPKIVLNDLVPLQDNKNAFGSENVTPLVYKAGVNDTVTSTLNAVSAKLDTETLVTLMKRIAVDKDDPPVVAKDWLTQNGLV; encoded by the coding sequence ATGAGGCGTATCTTCGGCGTCGCGGCGGTCGCTCTGACCGCGGCGCTCACGTTATCGGCCTGCGGGAGCTCCGACCCGCTCTCCACGACCGCGTCCGCCGCCCCGTCGGAGTCGGGCTCGGGCGACGCCGCCGCCACGAAGGTCGTCGTCGGCTCGTTCAACTTCCCCGAGAGCGTCCTGCTCGCCTCGATGTACGCCCAGGCCCTCCAGGCCAAGGGGGTCACGGTCGAGGAGAAGCCCAACATCGGCAGCCGCGAGGTCGTCTACGACCAGGTCAAGAGCGGCGGCCTGACCGTGCTGCCCGAGTACGCCGGGTCGCTGCTGGCCTTCGTCGACAAGTCGAGCACGGCCAGGACCAAGGACGAGATCCTCGCGGGCCTGAAGGCCAAGCTGCCCCCGGAGCTGGAGATCCTGGAGCCGGCGGCGGCCGAGGACAACAACTCGCTCACGGTCACCAAGGCCACGGCCGACAAATACCAGCTCACCACCATCGAAGACCTCGCCAAGGTGGCGAAGGACTTCGTGGTCGGCGGGCCGCCGGAGTTCAAGCAGCGCCAGGAGGAGAACTTCAAGAACGTCTACGGCCTGGAGTTCAAGCAGTGGAAGCCCACCGGCGACACCACCGCTGACGCGATCAAGAGCGGCACGGTCCAGGTGGGCAACGTGTTCACCACCGACCCCAAGATCGTGCTGAACGACCTCGTGCCGCTGCAGGACAACAAGAACGCCTTCGGCTCCGAGAACGTAACGCCCCTCGTCTACAAGGCCGGGGTCAACGACACCGTGACCTCCACGCTGAACGCGGTCTCCGCCAAGCTGGACACCGAGACGCTGGTCACCCTGATGAAGCGCATCGCCGTCGACAAGGACGACCCGCCCGTGGTGGCCAAGGACTGGCTCACCCAGAACGGCCTGGTCTGA
- a CDS encoding ABC transporter permease has translation MNWLADFFGDAGHWSGPDGIPVRLLEHLEFSAAAFLIAALIAVPLGMLIGHTGRGALLVVVAANAARALPTLGLLVLVVLLAGVGTVLPVLIPLVVLAVPPILVNTYEGVRGVDADLRDAAYGMGLRGRQVLFRTLTPVALPLILLGLRLAAIQVVSTATVAAFVGLGGLGRFIIDGLATKTYADVVGGAVLVAALALAVQFAFVLLDRVIVSPGVRQVR, from the coding sequence GTGAACTGGCTGGCCGACTTCTTCGGCGACGCGGGGCACTGGTCGGGCCCGGACGGCATCCCGGTCCGGCTGCTCGAACACCTGGAGTTCTCGGCCGCGGCCTTCCTCATCGCGGCGCTGATCGCCGTGCCGCTCGGCATGCTCATCGGCCACACGGGCCGCGGCGCGCTGCTCGTCGTGGTCGCGGCGAACGCCGCCCGGGCGCTGCCGACGCTCGGCCTGCTCGTGCTCGTGGTGCTGCTGGCGGGCGTGGGGACCGTCCTGCCGGTGCTGATCCCGCTGGTCGTGCTGGCGGTGCCGCCCATCCTGGTGAACACCTACGAGGGCGTGCGGGGGGTGGACGCCGACCTGCGCGACGCGGCGTACGGCATGGGCCTACGCGGGCGTCAGGTGCTGTTCCGCACGCTGACCCCGGTCGCGCTGCCGCTCATCCTGCTGGGCCTGCGCCTCGCCGCCATCCAGGTCGTCTCGACCGCCACCGTGGCGGCGTTCGTCGGGCTGGGTGGTCTCGGCCGGTTCATCATCGACGGCCTGGCGACCAAAACCTACGCGGACGTGGTCGGGGGAGCGGTCCTGGTGGCCGCGCTCGCCCTGGCCGTCCAGTTCGCCTTCGTCCTGCTCGACCGGGTGATCGTCTCGCCCGGTGTCCGCCAGGTCCGCTAA
- a CDS encoding ABC transporter permease: MTDEPLVRWDWIARNWDNGGPTAISALLENHVVMAFLPVLFGLVVALPLGLACVRWRWLYQPTAALMNVTYSLPSLVLFSIFLSITGLTRSTVVIPLTFFALAVLIPAVVDGLASVPDSVRQSAVAMGFRPARRLLRVELPVAAPVVLAGLRVATVSSISLVSVGALIGQGGLGNLFIDGWQRQFYTPIVVGIALIVLLAVLADGLLVLAQRLLTPWSRARRTA; the protein is encoded by the coding sequence GTGACCGACGAGCCCCTGGTCCGCTGGGACTGGATCGCGCGCAACTGGGACAACGGCGGCCCCACCGCGATCAGCGCCCTGCTGGAGAACCACGTCGTCATGGCCTTCCTGCCCGTGCTGTTCGGGCTGGTCGTGGCGCTGCCGCTGGGCCTGGCCTGCGTACGCTGGCGCTGGCTCTACCAGCCGACCGCCGCGCTGATGAACGTCACCTACTCGCTGCCGTCCCTCGTCCTGTTCTCGATCTTCCTGTCGATCACCGGGCTCACCCGGTCGACCGTCGTCATCCCGCTGACGTTCTTCGCGCTCGCGGTGCTGATCCCCGCCGTGGTGGACGGCCTGGCCTCGGTGCCCGACTCCGTACGGCAGTCGGCGGTGGCGATGGGGTTCCGGCCCGCGCGCCGGCTGCTGCGGGTCGAGCTGCCGGTCGCGGCGCCGGTGGTGCTGGCCGGGCTGCGGGTCGCGACCGTGTCCAGCATCAGCCTGGTCAGCGTGGGCGCGCTCATCGGCCAGGGCGGGCTGGGCAACCTGTTCATCGACGGCTGGCAGCGGCAGTTCTACACGCCGATCGTGGTCGGGATCGCGCTCATCGTCCTGCTCGCCGTGCTCGCCGACGGGCTGCTCGTGCTCGCCCAGCGGCTGCTGACTCCCTGGTCCCGGGCGAGGAGGACGGCGTGA